From the genome of Nostoc punctiforme PCC 73102, one region includes:
- a CDS encoding IS630-like element ISNpu2 family transposase produces MPPPAKNFLTTEQVSKLQQALKESELPHVRERILIILLQNDGKPQQETAKFLGCSRRTVAYWCMHGDPDDLETLHNKREYEHYRKATPEYIELLLKTVDQEPSDLGYDFGRWTAERLATYLTQKTGIDLSSSQLRRILKRKKYSYIWAKYDLEDKQNPIERAKFKEKLTQYLSIAREQPERFQVWFWDVSVAGARTRATSGFSLRVIRCKGWGKKGKRKNVPGERRCGRVNVMGAIRELDRKRVCFFVKKGNADIFYEQLQQLNGLIKQEWVSIGNRFEDFAKSGPKIILILDNASFHKRKDVLTKISQEFPNFVLEFLPAYSPDYNIIELVWHSCKEYIAHRLFKLVDELKSLLDKLLNQGELVIKWHRKIRNKGNIHYVAA; encoded by the coding sequence ATGCCGCCACCAGCCAAGAATTTTTTAACTACGGAACAAGTTAGTAAGTTACAGCAAGCTCTAAAAGAGAGCGAGCTACCCCACGTCAGGGAAAGAATTCTAATTATTTTGCTCCAAAACGATGGGAAACCGCAACAGGAAACTGCTAAATTTTTAGGCTGTTCGCGCAGAACAGTGGCATATTGGTGTATGCACGGTGATCCAGATGATCTAGAAACTCTACATAATAAAAGAGAGTACGAACATTATCGAAAAGCTACTCCTGAATATATTGAACTGTTATTAAAAACTGTTGACCAAGAGCCATCAGATTTAGGCTACGACTTTGGCAGATGGACGGCAGAAAGATTAGCCACATATTTAACCCAGAAAACAGGGATTGATTTAAGTAGTTCTCAGTTAAGGAGGATATTAAAGCGAAAAAAGTATAGTTATATCTGGGCTAAATATGACCTAGAAGATAAACAAAATCCAATTGAAAGAGCGAAGTTTAAAGAGAAACTTACTCAATATTTATCAATAGCACGAGAACAGCCAGAGCGTTTTCAGGTATGGTTTTGGGACGTTAGCGTAGCGGGCGCGCGTACCCGCGCGACGAGCGGTTTTAGTTTACGTGTGATTCGATGCAAGGGATGGGGTAAAAAAGGAAAACGCAAGAATGTTCCAGGAGAACGGCGTTGTGGTCGAGTAAATGTCATGGGGGCAATCAGAGAGCTAGACCGGAAACGCGTATGCTTTTTTGTAAAAAAGGGAAACGCAGATATTTTTTATGAGCAATTACAACAATTAAATGGACTAATAAAACAAGAATGGGTTAGTATTGGAAACCGTTTTGAAGATTTTGCGAAATCTGGCCCGAAGATTATTTTAATTTTAGATAATGCTAGTTTTCATAAGCGCAAAGATGTTCTAACTAAAATATCTCAAGAGTTTCCCAACTTTGTTTTAGAGTTTTTACCTGCTTACAGCCCAGATTACAACATCATCGAATTAGTTTGGCATTCATGTAAAGAATATATTGCTCACCGTCTATTTAAATTAGTGGATGAATTAAAATCATTACTAGATAAGTTGTTAAATCAAGGTGAGTTAGTAATTAAGTGGCATCGGAAAATAAGAAATAAAGGCAATATCCACTATGTTGCAGCTTAA
- a CDS encoding DNA-binding response regulator: MNNTKLVSQVAQKQLPDLIICSLEIAKQNNCNFWNNLCQNFVTATIPLIFLINEASEIYQCPEFAADGYITKFCTTEELNKAIKAQLAKQAARKHGYAIQSQQVLNSPSIGNDQPNVQSILPSIPRLNLVFEFIAANYDKPISLCDVAEALGYSATYLTTVVTQTTGKSLQKWIIECRITAAQILLLQTDQSVNQIALKVGYENLAHFYRQFRDYHGTSPQVWREVEKSHNSHQLNKDKASLNSNNFGDFQ, translated from the coding sequence ATGAACAATACAAAACTGGTTTCTCAGGTAGCACAAAAGCAGTTACCAGACTTGATAATTTGTAGTCTTGAGATAGCAAAACAAAATAATTGTAATTTCTGGAATAATCTGTGCCAAAACTTTGTTACAGCAACAATTCCCTTAATTTTTCTAATTAATGAAGCATCTGAGATTTATCAATGTCCTGAATTTGCAGCAGATGGCTATATCACTAAATTTTGTACAACAGAGGAACTGAATAAAGCCATCAAAGCCCAACTAGCGAAGCAAGCCGCCCGCAAACATGGGTATGCTATTCAGTCTCAACAAGTTTTAAATTCACCTTCAATTGGCAACGATCAACCCAATGTTCAGTCGATTTTACCATCTATTCCTCGCCTCAATCTGGTATTTGAGTTTATAGCAGCTAATTACGACAAACCTATCAGTTTATGTGACGTAGCTGAGGCATTAGGTTACTCTGCAACTTATTTAACTACTGTTGTTACGCAAACAACAGGAAAATCTTTGCAGAAATGGATAATTGAGTGCCGGATAACGGCTGCACAAATATTATTACTGCAAACTGACCAATCAGTTAATCAAATTGCTCTTAAGGTGGGATATGAAAATCTTGCTCATTTCTATAGACAGTTTCGTGATTATCATGGAACTTCTCCTCAAGTTTGGAGAGAAGTAGAAAAATCTCACAATAGTCACCAGCTAAACAAAGATAAAGCATCCCTAAATTCAAATAATTTTGGTGACTTTCAGTGA
- a CDS encoding type 2 lanthipeptide synthetase LanM family protein — MEEREMINNEFKTTSTQVKVVQIASKATFLFERLINNNLSLNVTHFNEKEADKRIVDWCKVIAKGDLEVFHKRLEWSNWNIETIRDLFGTEPIFDSQNLPNWVKTLSDIIHILSESNIQKISPNASEPENPYPFEEILLALVAVARQKLLNCLGFDSLSPDTLPLKILSEAAYLNLEKALLQKLFNLSAKALEFEFSISRSFGKNFLSQFIKNTKNVHSTELYKTFIQKSLADGLLGFFQKYPLLARFIVTTIDFWVEATKEFLERLDADLGEIQQKIHPLANTENYQAFDTVIEIKSAISDSHNQNRSVIALTFASGRKLVYKPKNLGLEVAFCQFLEWCNQELTLGQNHPSLNLKVLQVINRGDYGWVEYIEQKPCEDEAAAQRFYIRAGMLLCLLYVLGGTDCHNENLIACGENLVLVDMETVMQHEAKLMGVSLDQSATSLATNQLFDSVLRTGLLPMWEFAANDSIACDFSGLGSVEVQPVPIPMPVWKFINTDDMHQGYEKLDRPLEANIALLNGMPLSPKNYINELVIGFEQMYCFLMRQKEVLLAANSPLNVFHAQKVRFIFRPTRVYGMLLGQVMTPEFLQHGLDWSIQVDVLSRSFLTNGDKPLAWQILLEELKAISQLDIPYFSGLVDGDTLPLGEEKAIVEYFKTSCLSQVRSRLQKLNENDLAQQLSIIQLAFYAKEARILQTNPSSSISQEAEYDSALVLTSAELLEQAQEIASEIQNRAICGADDSLTWISLTYVLSAERFQLMPLGYSFYDGNCGIAVFLAALARVTGKTLYRDLALRAIQPLQNYLQTSDTKTDLDTALNLGIGGATGLGSIIYSFVKISQFLEVPQLCADVQRFANLITPTAISADRKFDIIGGAAGAILGLLALAQEQPMVLKQAIACGQHLLKYCNEVFGKTSNLKGLIGFSHGAAGIAYALLRLYAVTQDTDYLDAARMAIAYENALFYPSVGNWREITPVYDPASLPVFWSTWCHGAPGIALGRLGSLSIDRSEQILTDIEVALKTTQNTALQTIDHLCCGNLGRCEVMLVAAQKLHNPDWYQAAQQLAAIAVARATRKGRYELFGDLPNFVYNPSLFQGAAGIGYQLLRLAYPEELPSVLLWE; from the coding sequence ATGGAAGAACGTGAAATGATTAATAATGAATTCAAAACAACATCAACTCAAGTTAAGGTAGTGCAGATTGCCAGTAAAGCTACCTTCTTATTTGAACGATTAATTAATAATAATCTGTCGCTTAATGTCACTCATTTCAACGAAAAAGAAGCTGATAAACGTATAGTGGATTGGTGTAAAGTTATTGCTAAAGGCGACCTGGAAGTATTTCATAAGCGTTTAGAATGGAGTAATTGGAATATTGAAACAATACGTGATTTATTTGGGACAGAGCCAATTTTTGATAGCCAAAACTTGCCAAATTGGGTAAAAACTTTATCAGACATTATCCACATCCTTTCAGAGTCTAATATCCAAAAGATATCTCCAAACGCCAGTGAACCGGAAAATCCCTATCCTTTTGAAGAAATATTATTAGCTCTAGTTGCAGTGGCACGTCAGAAATTACTAAATTGCTTAGGTTTTGACTCATTATCTCCAGACACTTTACCATTAAAGATACTTAGTGAAGCTGCTTACTTAAATCTAGAGAAAGCTTTACTGCAAAAACTATTTAATTTAAGTGCAAAAGCTTTAGAATTTGAATTTTCTATTTCTCGCAGTTTTGGCAAAAACTTTCTTAGCCAATTCATCAAGAACACGAAAAATGTGCATAGTACAGAGCTATATAAGACTTTTATTCAAAAGTCATTGGCTGACGGATTGTTAGGATTTTTTCAAAAGTATCCTTTGTTAGCTAGGTTCATTGTTACAACAATTGATTTTTGGGTAGAAGCTACAAAGGAATTTTTAGAGAGACTTGATGCTGATTTAGGAGAAATCCAGCAAAAAATTCATCCATTAGCAAATACAGAAAATTATCAAGCTTTTGATACAGTTATAGAAATTAAATCGGCTATATCTGACTCCCATAATCAAAATCGTTCTGTAATTGCCCTCACATTTGCATCAGGCAGAAAGCTAGTGTATAAACCCAAAAATTTAGGGTTAGAAGTTGCCTTTTGTCAGTTTTTAGAATGGTGTAATCAAGAATTAACATTAGGACAAAATCATCCCTCTTTAAACCTCAAAGTTTTACAAGTTATAAACCGAGGAGATTATGGTTGGGTGGAGTATATAGAGCAGAAACCCTGTGAAGATGAAGCAGCAGCACAGCGTTTTTATATCCGAGCAGGTATGTTGCTATGCCTGTTATATGTATTAGGAGGAACTGACTGTCACAATGAGAATTTAATAGCTTGTGGCGAAAACTTAGTGTTGGTTGATATGGAAACTGTCATGCAGCACGAAGCAAAATTAATGGGGGTTTCCTTAGACCAAAGTGCAACATCACTAGCCACTAATCAACTCTTTGATTCAGTCCTTCGCACTGGACTACTACCAATGTGGGAATTCGCTGCTAATGATTCCATAGCCTGCGATTTTAGCGGTCTTGGTAGTGTTGAGGTACAGCCAGTACCAATACCGATGCCAGTATGGAAATTTATCAACACTGATGATATGCACCAAGGGTATGAAAAACTTGACAGACCTTTAGAGGCGAATATAGCGCTTTTAAACGGGATGCCACTATCACCGAAAAACTACATAAATGAGTTAGTTATTGGCTTTGAACAAATGTATTGCTTCTTGATGAGACAAAAAGAAGTACTGCTAGCTGCTAACAGTCCACTCAATGTATTTCATGCTCAAAAAGTGCGATTTATCTTTCGTCCCACCAGAGTTTATGGAATGCTTCTTGGTCAGGTAATGACTCCAGAATTCCTTCAGCACGGACTTGATTGGAGTATACAAGTAGATGTCTTGAGTCGGTCATTTCTGACTAATGGGGATAAACCCTTGGCTTGGCAGATTCTTCTTGAAGAACTCAAGGCTATAAGTCAGTTAGATATTCCCTACTTCAGTGGTCTGGTTGATGGGGATACTTTACCTCTAGGAGAAGAGAAAGCTATAGTTGAGTATTTTAAAACATCCTGCTTGTCTCAAGTTAGATCAAGATTACAAAAGTTGAATGAAAATGACTTGGCACAACAACTGAGCATTATTCAATTGGCTTTTTATGCTAAAGAAGCACGAATTCTGCAAACAAATCCAAGTAGTTCTATATCACAGGAGGCAGAGTATGATTCTGCGCTCGTGTTGACATCAGCAGAATTGTTAGAGCAAGCACAGGAAATTGCCAGCGAAATTCAAAACCGAGCTATCTGTGGTGCTGATGATAGCCTGACTTGGATTAGTTTGACTTACGTCCTCAGTGCTGAACGATTCCAACTGATGCCCCTGGGCTATAGTTTCTACGATGGTAATTGCGGCATCGCTGTATTTTTAGCAGCTTTAGCTCGTGTGACAGGTAAAACGCTATATCGTGATTTAGCTTTGAGAGCTATACAGCCTCTGCAAAATTATTTGCAAACATCCGATACTAAAACAGACTTGGATACAGCGTTAAATCTGGGGATTGGAGGTGCTACAGGACTTGGTTCCATTATCTATAGTTTTGTCAAAATCAGCCAATTTTTAGAAGTGCCTCAGTTGTGTGCAGATGTCCAGCGATTTGCTAACTTAATTACACCTACAGCAATTTCTGCCGATCGCAAGTTTGACATTATTGGGGGAGCAGCAGGAGCAATTTTGGGACTTTTGGCACTTGCTCAAGAACAGCCGATGGTTTTAAAACAAGCGATCGCCTGCGGTCAGCACCTGTTAAAGTACTGCAACGAAGTGTTTGGGAAAACTTCAAATCTCAAGGGTTTAATTGGTTTTTCTCACGGTGCAGCCGGTATTGCTTACGCATTGCTGCGTCTCTATGCGGTCACTCAAGATACTGATTACTTGGATGCGGCTCGGATGGCGATCGCCTACGAAAATGCCTTATTCTATCCCTCAGTTGGTAACTGGCGAGAAATCACTCCTGTTTATGACCCTGCTTCACTGCCCGTTTTTTGGTCAACTTGGTGTCATGGGGCTCCTGGAATTGCTCTAGGGAGGTTGGGGAGTTTATCAATTGATCGTTCAGAGCAAATTCTGACTGATATTGAAGTAGCCCTAAAAACTACTCAAAACACTGCCTTACAAACTATCGACCATCTCTGCTGTGGTAACTTAGGACGATGTGAAGTCATGCTAGTAGCTGCACAAAAGCTTCACAATCCTGACTGGTATCAAGCTGCTCAACAGTTAGCAGCCATAGCAGTAGCACGAGCCACACGAAAAGGAAGGTATGAGTTGTTTGGTGACTTACCTAATTTTGTATACAATCCCTCTTTGTTCCAGGGGGCTGCGGGAATCGGATATCAATTACTACGACTAGCTTATCCAGAAGAACTGCCCTCAGTTCTGCTTTGGGAATAA
- a CDS encoding Nif11-like leader peptide family natural product precursor: protein MSQENLEQFYVLVQNSEQLQELLGATENTDSFNELAVRLGQDNGYNFTIQEVDAFVTENLQNVNAELRDEELELVAGGKGKSCPLDTQFTACFLRSGCWGSKC, encoded by the coding sequence ATGAGCCAAGAAAACTTAGAACAATTTTACGTTCTTGTTCAAAATAGTGAACAATTGCAAGAACTGCTAGGAGCTACTGAGAACACAGACAGTTTTAATGAATTAGCAGTGAGATTAGGTCAAGACAACGGATACAACTTTACGATTCAGGAGGTAGATGCTTTTGTCACTGAGAATCTACAAAATGTGAATGCTGAACTCAGAGATGAAGAACTAGAATTAGTGGCTGGTGGGAAAGGTAAATCATGCCCACTAGATACACAGTTTACGGCTTGTTTCCTTAGAAGCGGTTGCTGGGGTAGTAAATGTTAA
- a CDS encoding GNAT family N-acetyltransferase, with protein MYTLNILKDSTAVMYEKMTFPAFQYVLQEINSKESLIAIAASYQEEPVGLVLAEIRTYNQSAEVLSLFVEPSHRCAGIGTNLLNRLETELTYRRCKKVELVYMTGKSTTPALENLLHKCGWTSPQPRMLVCKGEMEKGIQAPWLKQYSQLPAAYTIFPWREITTQERQAIERQQATQPWIPEDLIPFKYDKQIEPLNSLGLRYQGQVVGWLISHRIFPDTIRYTCAFCRPDIQKKGRMITLFYEAAKLQLNAKIPHFIWTTPMNHQSMVAFVKYRCLPYLTSIQETRIISKLLLG; from the coding sequence ATGTATACATTGAATATCCTCAAAGATTCAACAGCAGTAATGTATGAAAAAATGACATTTCCAGCTTTTCAATATGTATTGCAAGAAATAAATTCCAAAGAATCTTTAATTGCGATCGCCGCTTCATATCAAGAGGAACCAGTTGGTTTGGTTCTGGCTGAGATTCGGACATACAATCAATCAGCCGAAGTTTTATCCTTATTTGTTGAACCTTCACACCGCTGTGCAGGAATAGGTACAAACTTATTAAACCGCCTAGAAACAGAACTAACCTACCGGAGATGTAAAAAAGTGGAGTTAGTTTATATGACTGGGAAATCTACAACCCCTGCATTAGAAAATTTACTTCACAAATGCGGTTGGACATCTCCACAACCTCGGATGTTAGTATGCAAAGGAGAAATGGAGAAAGGAATACAAGCACCTTGGTTAAAACAATATAGTCAACTTCCTGCTGCATATACCATATTCCCTTGGCGAGAAATTACAACACAAGAACGACAAGCAATTGAACGACAACAGGCGACTCAGCCGTGGATTCCTGAAGACCTAATTCCCTTCAAATACGATAAGCAGATAGAACCCTTAAACAGTCTAGGTTTACGCTATCAAGGACAGGTAGTAGGATGGCTAATTAGCCATCGAATTTTCCCAGACACCATTCGCTATACCTGTGCTTTTTGCAGACCAGATATACAAAAAAAGGGTCGGATGATTACTCTATTTTATGAAGCCGCTAAACTACAATTAAACGCTAAAATTCCTCACTTCATTTGGACTACCCCCATGAATCATCAATCTATGGTGGCATTTGTTAAATATCGATGCTTACCTTATTTAACTTCTATCCAAGAAACCAGAATCATCTCTAAATTATTGTTGGGATAG
- a CDS encoding NHLP bacteriocin system secretion protein, with amino-acid sequence MLLKKQPLLPNKSLERLASPERLDQLMQIVSPKSWLTLISLSSLVILSIVWSVYGRIPITIEGKGVLIYPRKVIPLESKSSGQLLNLNIKVGDIIQKGQLLATIDQTLLHTQLQQQKSKLTEMTAQNQAASLLQGQGNTQDYKTIQQQRQNAQQRIQELQALSPILRTKSFESIQKQRLQLQQRVTKLEALTPILKRKNHESLQQQRQSFQQRIQAAKAQLPFIEKKVKSFKQLVQQKVVSETELYQTQEEYFKKVEEIAQLETQVKDLEVREGDAQERYINNQNEIASNLADLQKLELEETNADEAYLKNQNEIAQLRAELKDLDSREANHAKQNLQDSSSRNREIQEVKREIASLEEQLNSNSQIISQHSGRILEITVTPGQVINVGTRLANVGAENPSNKLLSVTYFPIADGKKIQSGMPIQITPQTVKRERFGGIVGNINDVSPFPITKEAAASLVGNPELVEGLVSQKQEGFLQVFAELEQDSTTPSGYKWSSSNGPQMKISPGTTTVVRVKVEERAPITFVLPILRSVSGIF; translated from the coding sequence ATGTTACTGAAAAAGCAACCCTTATTACCAAATAAATCACTAGAACGTCTTGCTTCTCCTGAAAGACTAGATCAGTTGATGCAAATAGTTAGTCCAAAAAGCTGGCTGACGTTAATTTCTTTGAGTTCATTAGTAATACTAAGTATTGTCTGGAGTGTTTATGGACGCATACCCATCACCATCGAAGGTAAAGGAGTATTAATTTACCCCCGCAAAGTCATACCACTAGAATCAAAAAGTTCAGGTCAATTATTAAATCTGAATATAAAAGTTGGAGATATCATCCAAAAAGGACAGCTTTTAGCAACCATTGACCAAACCTTACTCCACACACAATTGCAACAGCAAAAATCAAAACTCACAGAAATGACGGCACAAAATCAAGCCGCCAGCTTACTTCAAGGGCAGGGAAATACTCAGGACTACAAAACTATCCAACAGCAACGCCAAAATGCTCAACAAAGAATTCAAGAATTACAAGCTTTGTCGCCAATACTCAGAACCAAAAGCTTTGAATCTATTCAAAAACAACGTCTACAACTGCAACAGCGAGTTACAAAACTAGAAGCTTTAACTCCCATCCTCAAGCGTAAAAATCATGAATCACTGCAACAGCAGCGTCAAAGTTTTCAACAACGCATTCAGGCAGCTAAAGCGCAACTCCCTTTTATAGAAAAAAAAGTCAAAAGTTTTAAACAACTAGTACAGCAGAAAGTAGTTTCGGAAACTGAACTTTATCAAACTCAAGAAGAATATTTTAAAAAAGTTGAAGAAATTGCTCAGTTAGAAACCCAAGTTAAAGATTTGGAAGTTAGAGAAGGTGATGCCCAAGAAAGATATATCAACAACCAAAATGAAATTGCGAGCAACCTTGCTGACTTGCAAAAGCTAGAATTAGAAGAAACTAACGCAGATGAGGCTTACCTAAAAAATCAAAATGAAATTGCTCAACTTCGGGCAGAACTAAAAGATTTGGATAGCCGGGAAGCCAATCATGCTAAACAAAACTTGCAAGATTCAAGCAGTCGTAATAGAGAAATTCAAGAAGTAAAAAGAGAGATAGCTTCTTTAGAAGAACAACTGAATAGCAATAGTCAGATTATTAGCCAACATAGCGGACGAATTTTAGAAATAACTGTGACACCCGGACAGGTTATAAATGTAGGAACTCGTTTGGCAAATGTAGGTGCAGAAAACCCATCTAACAAGTTGCTGAGTGTCACTTATTTTCCCATAGCAGATGGGAAAAAAATTCAATCTGGGATGCCGATTCAAATTACCCCCCAAACTGTCAAGCGAGAACGTTTTGGCGGTATCGTTGGCAATATTAACGATGTTTCACCATTTCCAATTACTAAGGAAGCAGCCGCTAGTTTAGTGGGCAACCCCGAATTGGTGGAAGGTTTAGTGTCACAAAAACAAGAAGGTTTTTTACAAGTATTTGCTGAACTAGAGCAAGATTCTACGACTCCCAGCGGCTATAAGTGGTCTTCTTCTAATGGGCCGCAAATGAAAATCTCGCCCGGAACTACAACCGTTGTACGAGTCAAAGTCGAAGAACGCGCTCCCATCACCTTTGTTTTACCTATCTTGAGGTCAGTCAGTGGTATTTTTTAA
- a CDS encoding NHLP family bacteriocin export ABC transporter peptidase/permease/ATPase subunit, translating to MVFFNAYFKLPINPLQHLQKLLPGQGVRVKTPTLLQMEAVECGAAVLGIVLGYYGRIVPLAELRRECGVSRNGSKAAKILQAARRYGLQAKGYKKELHQLQKLCPPYIIFWNFNHFLVVEGFRHQRVYVNDPSTGPRTVSLAEFEEGYTGVVLVMEPSSEFTKSGRKSSILNALWSRLQGCTDALVYCLITGFFLAVVGLAIPVFSQVFVDEILVQERQNWLRPLLLGMFIVAILQGTFTLLRLRYLRRLKIKLAVGMSSRFMWHILRLPVNFYAQRFAGEISNRTTLNDQVADVLSGKLATTAIDAVMIIFYALVMFQYDWLLTLIAVSLALVNIWTLQLISRQRVDANQRLIQEYGKVAGVSIAAIQAIDTLKASGLESNFFSRWSGYYTKAVNSQQELGVVNQIFSVLPTLLSALSSMLFLVVGGLRVMDGHLSIGMLVAFQSLMHSFHLPVNNLVNFGSTLQELEGNLIRLDDVLSNPIEEVGGKVQGAGDGEGDCSPSVPYILPKLRGYVELRNITFGYSPLEAPLIENFSLVIKPGQRIAFVGSSGSGKSTIAKLISGLYQPWSGEIFFDNTPKEQISHQIITNSVAMVEQDISLFGGTIRENLTLWDDTIPDRNLLRACRDAAIEDVILSMSGELDAELIEGGANLSGGQRQRLEIARALANNPSILIMDEATSALDAETEKIIDENLRRRGCTWIIIAHRLSTIRECDEIIVLEAGKVVQRGTHQKLWQESGVYARLIRMEEEG from the coding sequence GTGGTATTTTTTAATGCTTATTTTAAGTTACCAATAAATCCTTTACAGCATTTACAAAAACTACTGCCTGGTCAAGGTGTGCGAGTCAAAACTCCTACTCTTTTGCAAATGGAGGCTGTAGAATGCGGTGCGGCTGTTTTAGGGATTGTTTTAGGCTATTACGGACGGATAGTGCCACTTGCAGAACTGCGTCGAGAGTGTGGAGTCTCGCGTAATGGCAGTAAAGCTGCAAAGATATTACAAGCAGCTAGAAGGTATGGACTGCAAGCGAAAGGCTATAAAAAAGAACTACACCAATTACAAAAACTTTGTCCTCCATACATCATCTTTTGGAACTTTAACCACTTCTTGGTGGTGGAAGGATTTCGCCATCAGCGAGTTTATGTAAATGACCCTAGCACTGGGCCGCGAACTGTTTCCCTCGCAGAATTTGAGGAGGGATATACGGGAGTGGTGCTGGTAATGGAACCAAGCAGCGAATTCACCAAAAGTGGTCGTAAATCCAGCATATTAAATGCATTATGGTCAAGACTGCAAGGCTGCACTGATGCTTTAGTTTATTGCTTGATAACTGGATTCTTTTTGGCCGTTGTCGGGTTAGCAATACCTGTGTTTAGCCAGGTATTTGTCGATGAAATCTTGGTTCAGGAACGACAAAACTGGCTGCGTCCTTTACTCTTGGGAATGTTTATTGTCGCCATACTTCAAGGAACTTTTACTTTACTACGATTGCGTTACCTGCGCCGTCTGAAAATTAAGTTAGCTGTAGGTATGTCCAGCCGTTTTATGTGGCATATTCTGCGTTTACCTGTGAATTTTTATGCTCAACGCTTTGCTGGCGAAATTAGCAACCGTACAACACTGAACGACCAAGTTGCTGATGTTCTTTCAGGAAAACTAGCAACTACTGCTATTGATGCAGTTATGATCATTTTTTACGCTTTGGTCATGTTCCAATATGACTGGTTGTTGACTCTTATTGCTGTTAGTTTAGCCTTAGTAAATATTTGGACATTGCAGTTGATTTCTAGACAGCGTGTAGATGCCAACCAGCGATTAATCCAAGAGTATGGCAAAGTAGCAGGTGTATCTATTGCTGCTATTCAAGCAATAGATACACTGAAAGCATCTGGGTTAGAATCAAATTTCTTTTCTCGGTGGTCTGGCTATTACACCAAGGCGGTAAATTCTCAGCAAGAACTAGGGGTAGTAAATCAAATATTTTCTGTCCTACCTACCTTACTTTCTGCTTTGTCTTCGATGTTGTTTTTAGTTGTAGGCGGTTTGCGGGTGATGGATGGACATTTGAGCATTGGGATGCTGGTAGCTTTTCAAAGCTTAATGCATAGCTTCCATCTACCTGTCAACAATCTAGTCAACTTTGGTAGCACTCTTCAAGAATTAGAAGGGAATTTAATCCGCCTTGATGATGTACTAAGTAACCCGATAGAAGAGGTAGGGGGGAAGGTGCAGGGGGCAGGGGACGGAGAGGGAGATTGCTCCCCCTCTGTCCCCTATATTCTTCCCAAATTACGAGGATATGTCGAGTTGCGAAACATTACATTTGGCTACAGTCCTTTAGAAGCACCTTTGATTGAAAACTTTAGCTTGGTAATTAAACCCGGACAGCGAATTGCATTCGTCGGTAGTAGCGGTTCTGGCAAGTCTACGATCGCCAAACTCATTAGTGGACTTTATCAACCTTGGTCAGGAGAAATTTTCTTTGATAATACACCCAAAGAACAGATTTCTCACCAGATAATCACTAATTCAGTGGCAATGGTCGAGCAAGATATCTCATTATTTGGGGGAACCATCAGAGAAAATTTAACACTTTGGGATGACACCATACCAGACAGAAATTTGTTGCGGGCTTGCCGAGACGCAGCTATTGAGGACGTAATTCTCTCAATGTCTGGAGAATTGGATGCAGAGTTAATCGAAGGTGGTGCTAATCTCAGTGGAGGTCAACGGCAAAGACTGGAAATCGCCCGTGCTTTAGCGAACAATCCCTCTATCCTAATTATGGATGAGGCCACCAGTGCCTTAGATGCAGAGACGGAAAAAATTATCGATGAAAATTTGCGGCGACGGGGATGTACTTGGATTATCATTGCCCATCGACTGAGTACTATCCGAGAGTGCGATGAAATCATCGTCCTCGAAGCTGGAAAGGTAGTACAAAGGGGTACTCATCAAAAGTTGTGGCAAGAATCGGGAGTGTATGCGAGATTAATTCGCATGGAAGAGGAGGGATGA